In Pseudomonadales bacterium, the following are encoded in one genomic region:
- a CDS encoding tRNA 2-thiocytidine(32) synthetase TtcA gives MADSATKIRKLMVQAINEYDMLQDGDRIMVCVSGGNDSTILFYMLNEIRKKSKINFTVDGVMLDQKQPGFNPGKYCEWVANQGLNLKI, from the coding sequence ATGGCTGACTCAGCAACAAAAATCCGCAAACTTATGGTTCAGGCGATCAATGAGTATGATATGCTCCAGGATGGAGATCGTATAATGGTCTGTGTTTCCGGAGGTAATGATTCTACTATTTTATTCTACATGCTGAATGAAATCCGTAAGAAGAGCAAGATAAACTTTACTGTAGACGGTGTGATGCTGGATCAGAAGCAACCGGGCTTCAATCCTGGTAAATATTGTGAGTGGGTTGCAAATCAGGGATTGAATCTCAAGATTA